A genomic window from Bacillota bacterium includes:
- the thiE gene encoding thiamine phosphate synthase, translating into MTIKKNLANLLEADIYGITAEEYSRGRSNLDVVAQMIAAGIKVIQYREKDKQMRQKYEECLKIREMTRQAGVTLIVNDHVDLALLVDADGIHLGQDDLPPEKVRELVGENMIIGLSTHSPTQAEAALKSGVVDYIGVGPIFATSTKKDVCAPVGLEYLDYVVKNIDLPFVAIGGIKEHNLAEVSGRGARCIALVTEIVGAEDIVAKVHSLRRKLGQKT; encoded by the coding sequence ATGACTATTAAAAAAAATTTGGCCAACTTGCTGGAAGCGGACATTTACGGGATAACGGCGGAGGAATATTCGCGGGGCAGAAGCAACCTCGACGTGGTTGCCCAGATGATTGCTGCCGGAATCAAGGTGATTCAATACCGAGAGAAGGATAAGCAGATGCGGCAAAAATACGAGGAGTGTCTAAAAATCAGGGAGATGACCAGACAGGCGGGGGTCACCTTGATTGTTAACGACCATGTCGACCTGGCTCTGCTGGTGGATGCCGATGGAATTCACCTGGGTCAGGACGATTTACCGCCGGAAAAGGTCCGAGAACTGGTGGGGGAAAACATGATTATCGGTCTTTCTACCCATTCTCCTACTCAGGCTGAAGCCGCTTTGAAATCAGGAGTAGTAGATTATATCGGGGTCGGGCCCATTTTTGCGACGAGCACCAAGAAAGATGTTTGCGCGCCGGTGGGCCTGGAGTACCTGGACTATGTGGTGAAGAACATTGACCTGCCCTTTGTGGCCATCGGGGGAATCAAGGAGCATAACCTCGCTGAAGTGAGTGGCCGGGGAGCCAGATGTATTGCACTGGTAACAGAAATAGTCGGAGCCGAGGATATTGTGGCCAAAGTACACAGTTTGAGGAGAAAACTCGGCCAGAAGACCTGA
- the thiH gene encoding 2-iminoacetate synthase ThiH: protein MSFYEERQRYNHFDFESYFEQITDADIEKIIGKSRLTEWDYLALLSPRAEKYLEEMAQKAHRLTVQHFGRVILLYTPLYLANYCINRCVYCGFQVLNNIERKKLNLTELAREAEIIAATGLKHILILTGESRRESPVSYLRACVDVLRKYFTSISIEVYPLQEEEYAELISAGVDGLTIYQEVYDEEVYAQLHPAGPKRNYRFRLEAPERACRAGMRAVNVGALLGLNSWRTEAFFTGLHANYLQNTFPEIEVSISPPRLRPSPGGFQPRVEVSDKNLVQYILAFRLFMPRGGITISTRERAELRDHLVRLGVTKMSAGSCTAVGGRSGHDSTGQFEISDERNVPEIARMIYAQGYQPVYKDWQVL, encoded by the coding sequence ATGAGTTTTTATGAGGAACGTCAGCGGTACAATCACTTTGATTTTGAAAGCTATTTTGAACAAATCACTGATGCCGATATTGAAAAGATTATTGGCAAAAGCCGGCTGACCGAGTGGGACTACCTGGCCCTGCTTTCGCCTAGGGCGGAAAAATACCTGGAGGAAATGGCCCAGAAGGCGCACCGTCTTACTGTTCAGCATTTTGGGCGGGTGATTCTCCTGTATACCCCGTTGTACCTGGCCAATTACTGCATCAACCGGTGTGTTTACTGTGGATTCCAGGTGCTTAACAACATCGAACGGAAAAAACTAAACCTGACGGAGTTGGCCCGGGAAGCAGAAATTATTGCGGCGACCGGGTTAAAGCACATTCTCATTCTTACTGGTGAATCCCGACGGGAGTCACCAGTGTCATATCTTCGGGCGTGTGTTGACGTATTAAGGAAATACTTTACTTCGATCAGTATCGAGGTCTACCCTCTGCAGGAAGAGGAGTATGCCGAGCTCATTTCCGCCGGCGTCGACGGATTAACCATCTACCAGGAGGTCTATGACGAGGAGGTCTATGCCCAATTGCACCCGGCCGGTCCAAAACGGAACTATCGTTTTCGGCTGGAAGCTCCTGAACGGGCCTGTCGGGCCGGGATGAGAGCGGTAAACGTCGGAGCCCTGCTGGGGCTGAATTCCTGGCGGACCGAAGCATTTTTTACGGGGTTGCATGCCAATTATCTCCAGAACACTTTCCCAGAAATCGAAGTCAGTATTTCACCACCCCGGCTACGCCCTAGCCCGGGCGGTTTCCAGCCCCGGGTTGAAGTAAGCGATAAAAACCTGGTTCAGTACATACTGGCATTCAGGCTCTTTATGCCCAGGGGGGGAATCACCATTTCGACCAGAGAACGGGCCGAATTACGGGATCACCTGGTCAGGTTGGGCGTAACCAAAATGTCGGCTGGTTCCTGTACGGCGGTGGGGGGCCGGTCTGGCCATGACTCTACCGGTCAGTTTGAGATATCCGATGAACGCAACGTCCCCGAGATCGCCCGGATGATCTATGCTCAAGGCTATCAGCCGGTATATAAAGACTGGCAGGTGTTGTGA
- the thiS gene encoding sulfur carrier protein ThiS has translation MKITLNGKEEVINEGTSIAALIALKGLNPETVIVEYNFNLVKKETWAGIVLKENDRLEILRFVGGG, from the coding sequence TTGAAAATTACCCTCAACGGGAAGGAAGAAGTTATTAATGAAGGGACTAGCATAGCTGCTTTGATTGCGCTTAAAGGGCTTAATCCCGAGACGGTAATTGTGGAGTACAACTTTAACCTGGTCAAGAAGGAAACCTGGGCCGGGATCGTGCTTAAGGAAAACGACCGGCTGGAGATTTTGCGATTTGTCGGAGGTGGATAA
- the pheA gene encoding prephenate dehydratase codes for MMMIKRIGFLGPAGTFSHEATEQYLLTSLSSSNHAGIRLLDYPTIPSLVAAIGDRTLDEAVLPVENSWEGTVNLALDSLAAEVNTWIKAEVIVPVHHHLLAGEPIAVTDIVKVVSHPQALAQCRRFLAQHLPHADWVSANSTAEAAKLVTGKRGWAAIGSKRAAEFHHLLIIASNIQDCDVNETRFVVLAQSDSEFTGNDKTSLLFSAAHRPGSLYEILAEFARRGINLCKIESRPAKRRLGEYVFFVDVEGHRVEPAVAEAIEAIRARTGFLRVLGSYPRFGGSGPSDPID; via the coding sequence ATGATGATGATTAAGAGAATCGGTTTTTTAGGTCCAGCGGGCACGTTTTCTCACGAGGCGACAGAACAATACTTATTGACCAGTTTATCGTCCAGTAACCATGCTGGTATACGTTTGCTTGATTACCCAACAATCCCCAGTTTGGTGGCGGCGATTGGTGACCGAACTCTGGATGAGGCCGTGCTGCCCGTGGAGAACTCCTGGGAAGGGACGGTCAATCTCGCCCTCGACAGCCTGGCAGCTGAAGTAAACACCTGGATCAAAGCCGAGGTAATCGTCCCCGTGCATCACCATCTTCTGGCCGGGGAACCGATTGCGGTTACCGATATTGTTAAAGTTGTTTCCCATCCCCAGGCGCTGGCGCAGTGCCGGCGGTTTCTCGCCCAGCATCTACCCCATGCTGACTGGGTGTCAGCCAATAGTACGGCCGAAGCGGCGAAGCTAGTGACTGGTAAACGTGGTTGGGCGGCAATCGGGTCAAAACGAGCGGCTGAATTTCACCACCTGTTGATAATTGCATCAAATATTCAGGACTGTGACGTGAATGAAACCAGGTTTGTTGTGTTGGCTCAGTCTGACAGTGAGTTCACCGGTAATGATAAAACTTCGCTACTTTTTTCCGCGGCGCACCGTCCTGGTTCCCTTTATGAGATCTTAGCCGAATTTGCCCGCCGTGGGATCAACCTCTGCAAGATCGAATCACGCCCGGCAAAGCGGAGATTAGGAGAATACGTCTTTTTTGTCGACGTTGAGGGGCACCGGGTTGAGCCGGCGGTAGCTGAGGCCATTGAGGCGATCCGAGCGCGGACGGGTTTTTTGCGGGTCTTAGGCTCATATCCTCGGTTTGGCGGCTCAGGGCCGTCAGATCCCATTGATTAA
- the thiF gene encoding sulfur carrier protein ThiS adenylyltransferase ThiF — translation MNDFEKALAEILGQANLRKIQQVRVGIAGAGGLGSNCALFLVRSGFRRFRLVDFDVVEYSNLNRQFYFAAQVGRRKVEALKENLLLINSNLVIEALPVKIEPANVKNLFADCDVVVEALDRPEYKKMVVETYLNAGPLLVAASGLAGWGRSDNIKVHQLKDKFYLIGDLVSEAGPTCPALAPGVNVAAAKQADVILNHFLVKDIIQEDDHDY, via the coding sequence CTGAATGATTTTGAAAAAGCGCTGGCCGAAATCCTGGGGCAGGCCAACCTGAGGAAAATTCAACAGGTGCGGGTTGGTATCGCTGGGGCGGGGGGACTGGGTTCCAACTGTGCTCTGTTTTTAGTAAGGAGTGGCTTTAGGCGATTCAGACTCGTTGATTTCGATGTCGTCGAATACAGCAACTTGAACCGCCAGTTTTACTTTGCAGCCCAGGTCGGGCGCAGGAAGGTGGAAGCCCTGAAAGAAAACCTGTTGTTGATCAATTCCAACCTGGTCATCGAGGCTTTGCCGGTGAAGATCGAGCCGGCAAACGTAAAAAATTTATTTGCTGATTGTGACGTGGTCGTCGAAGCCTTGGACCGGCCGGAATATAAAAAAATGGTGGTAGAGACCTACCTCAATGCGGGCCCGCTGCTGGTGGCGGCCTCCGGTCTGGCTGGGTGGGGCAGAAGCGATAACATTAAAGTTCACCAGCTTAAAGACAAATTTTACCTAATCGGAGACCTGGTCTCAGAGGCCGGTCCGACCTGTCCCGCTTTAGCCCCGGGTGTTAACGTGGCCGCGGCAAAGCAGGCCGATGTGATTTTGAATCATTTCTTGGTGAAAGATATTATTCAGGAGGACGACCATGACTATTAA
- a CDS encoding thiazole synthase, which yields MQDVLTIGGRELTSRLFLGTGKFAANKLIPEVVKAAGVQVVTVALRRVDPEYEEENIAAYVPRDCILMPNTSGARNAQEAVRIARLARAAGCGNWVKIEVITDNRYLLPDNYETIKATEILAAEGFVVLPYMSPDLMVAKKLVEAGAAAVMPLGAPIGSNRGLKTKELVRILIEEIPLPVIVDAGLGRPSEAAEAMEMGAAAVLVNTAIATARDPIAMARAFGLAVEAGRQAYLAGLGETTVYARASSPLTGFLRD from the coding sequence GTGCAGGATGTGTTAACGATCGGCGGACGGGAATTGACCAGCCGCCTGTTTCTGGGTACAGGGAAGTTTGCGGCCAATAAATTGATACCTGAAGTGGTGAAAGCCGCCGGGGTGCAGGTGGTCACCGTGGCCTTGCGGCGGGTGGACCCGGAATATGAGGAAGAGAATATTGCGGCCTATGTTCCCCGGGATTGTATCTTGATGCCGAATACTTCCGGGGCGCGAAACGCTCAGGAAGCAGTCCGCATCGCCAGACTGGCCAGGGCGGCCGGCTGTGGTAACTGGGTAAAAATTGAAGTGATCACCGATAACCGGTACCTGCTGCCTGACAATTATGAGACGATCAAAGCCACGGAAATCCTGGCGGCTGAAGGATTCGTGGTCTTGCCTTACATGAGTCCAGACCTGATGGTGGCTAAGAAGCTTGTCGAAGCGGGTGCTGCGGCGGTAATGCCTTTGGGGGCCCCGATTGGCAGTAACCGTGGTTTGAAAACGAAGGAATTAGTGAGAATTTTGATTGAAGAAATTCCCCTCCCCGTTATTGTGGATGCCGGGCTCGGACGACCGTCCGAGGCCGCTGAAGCCATGGAGATGGGCGCGGCGGCGGTCCTGGTGAACACCGCCATCGCTACGGCCAGGGATCCCATCGCTATGGCCCGGGCCTTTGGCCTGGCGGTTGAGGCTGGACGCCAGGCTTATCTGGCGGGACTGGGGGAAACCACTGTTTACGCCAGGGCCTCTTCCCCCCTGACTGGGTTTTTGAGGGATTGA
- a CDS encoding methyltransferase domain-containing protein codes for MGELFDSIAQRYDSWYRTELGSLVHQLEKEVVYDLLVPKPGERVLDLGCGTGNYTIELAQMGLEVTGLDISSKMLAIAKEKAACLGLPINFIEGDITGIDLPSAQFDKVVSVTALEFFPEPATALAKVYNLLKPGGKMVIGVIGARSFWSDYYLKRAKQDPHSVFNRATFYTGQELLALFPYGKRTYRGCLYFPPDLSPFSREKTLTMENDREIKEKIAPGFVCGLWVKIS; via the coding sequence GTGGGAGAGTTGTTCGATTCGATCGCCCAGCGCTATGACTCCTGGTATCGGACAGAGCTGGGTAGTTTAGTACACCAGCTTGAAAAAGAAGTAGTGTATGACTTATTGGTGCCCAAGCCGGGCGAAAGAGTGTTAGACCTGGGCTGCGGTACTGGCAATTATACCATCGAATTAGCTCAAATGGGCTTGGAGGTGACTGGCCTCGACATCTCAAGCAAGATGCTTGCCATCGCCAAAGAGAAAGCCGCTTGCTTAGGTTTACCGATCAATTTTATAGAAGGGGATATTACTGGCATTGACCTGCCATCTGCACAGTTTGATAAAGTCGTCTCGGTAACCGCGTTAGAGTTTTTCCCGGAACCAGCAACTGCCTTGGCAAAAGTATACAACCTGTTAAAACCAGGTGGCAAAATGGTGATTGGGGTGATCGGAGCCCGGAGTTTCTGGAGCGACTATTACCTGAAACGAGCCAAGCAAGATCCCCATTCTGTATTTAACCGGGCCACTTTTTACACCGGCCAGGAGTTGTTGGCTCTTTTCCCATATGGTAAGAGAACATATCGAGGGTGTCTTTATTTTCCCCCTGATTTATCCCCTTTTTCGCGGGAAAAAACGCTGACCATGGAAAACGATCGAGAAATTAAAGAAAAAATTGCCCCGGGATTTGTTTGCGGATTGTGGGTGAAAATTTCATGA